One region of Salinibacter grassmerensis genomic DNA includes:
- a CDS encoding MlaC/ttg2D family ABC transporter substrate-binding protein translates to MTRLRRSLSVMLTALLLLSGGASTAFGQGESATAAEIRQMLEQRDQEIKSILGEADDYTAEQRAQLKELVNGVIDFRVMGQRALGPHWEDLGEEQRDEFVSVFREVVRAQSMSDLGVYSSAVTYDQIDVQRDSAFARTQTKYEGRTTPVEYVLERRGEEWRAEDIIIDGVSTVEGYARSFQTVVRKRGFDSLMKSLRKKRDEVTGPSEAGR, encoded by the coding sequence ATGACTCGTCTTCGCCGATCTCTCTCCGTCATGCTCACTGCGCTTCTGCTCCTGAGCGGGGGCGCATCCACCGCGTTCGGGCAGGGCGAAAGCGCCACAGCGGCCGAGATCCGGCAAATGCTGGAGCAACGAGACCAGGAGATCAAGTCCATTCTCGGCGAGGCGGACGACTACACCGCCGAGCAGCGCGCCCAGCTGAAGGAGCTGGTCAACGGCGTGATCGACTTTCGGGTGATGGGCCAGCGGGCCCTGGGGCCGCACTGGGAGGACCTAGGGGAGGAGCAGCGGGACGAGTTCGTCTCCGTCTTCCGCGAGGTGGTGCGCGCGCAGTCCATGAGCGACCTCGGGGTGTACAGTTCTGCGGTCACCTACGACCAGATCGACGTACAGCGCGACAGTGCCTTCGCGCGTACCCAGACGAAGTACGAAGGCCGCACCACGCCCGTCGAGTACGTCCTGGAACGCCGCGGGGAGGAGTGGCGGGCCGAGGACATTATCATCGACGGGGTGAGCACCGTGGAGGGCTACGCCCGCTCGTTCCAGACGGTCGTTCGGAAGCGGGGCTTCGACTCCCTCATGAAAAGCCTC